The window AACAGAGTCGATAACAAAGGTGGACAAAAATTCGAAGATGAATTAAAAACTTTTGTTAAAGCTATTAAAGTTGATTAATAATGAATAAATTAATTAAAAAATACAGAAAAATCCTTGCTCTATCAGCAAGTGTTTTTCTTATACCTGCAACATCTTTAGTTATTGCTACAAAATGTACATCTGAAAATAATAGTGATAAAAATCAAGATAAAGAATCAAAATCAATGTTATTAAATGATCAATATTTTGAAAGTATAGATGCATTTTTTTCCAAAAATATTACATATAGTGTTTTCGATCCTTGAACATCAAAAGAAACAGAAGTTACAAAAACTTTTTGAGAATTTTATAAAGCTGTTGATGCAACTATTTCGCATGTTATTGATGGTGATACAGTAAAAGTTACATTTGAAAGTATTGAAAAAGCTAACGAGCAAGCTGGTAAATCTAATGCTTTTAGCACTCAAGAACTTAATATTCGTATTCCTTTTATTGACACTCCGGAAGCATATGTTATAACAGAATTTGTTTTAGCAGAAAATAGAAAACAAGAAGAGAAACCTCAAGCAGAAATTGATCAAATTTTCAAAAATTTAGAAAACGAAATTGCACAAGCAAAAAGTAGTGGAGATAACAATACGGCTCAACAAAAAACAGCAAAATTAAATGATTTAAGAAATAAACTTGAAATTAATAGAGTTGAACGTTCTTTATCGCATTTTGATACAGAATACGCTAGAAAACTTTTACCTGTTGGAAAGAAAGTTAAATTAATTTCAGATAACTGAGCAGATAAATCATATGAAAGAAGTGTTGCCCACATTCTTTTCCAAGATGAAACAACAAATCAATGAAAATTATTCTCATTAGAGATGCTTAAAAATGGTTATACCTTACCAAGATTAACAAATACAGAAGTTTCAAACTATAAAAAACAAACAGAACTTGATTCTGAACAAGAAAATAGCGACTCTTTTGGTGCACTTGTAATGCCTTATATTGTCAATGCATTTAATTATGGAATCAAACAACAAAAAGGATTTTATTCACAAGAAGTTTTTGAATCAATTAAATCTAAATATCCAAATTCTATTTCTTCTAGAATTTCTACCCCTCTTGAATTATCGAAATTTTACGGAGAACATGGTAACATCTATTCAGATTCAAAAGATTTCTTAATGCTTCCTGACGAATCTGAATTTAGATCTTTAAAAACAAATAGTAATTTTTACAAGATAAACGGTATATTTAAAATTAGTCAAATTAAATTCTCTTAATTTTGAATTTTTATCCTAATGAAAGGAAAATATGGAAAATAAAAATAAAAAACATTTATCAACCCCAGCTATTGAAATCAAAAACCTAGTAATTGATTTTGGTACATCTGTTGCTGTTGATAATGTTTCATTTAAAATTAATCAAGGTGAACTTGTTACACTTTTAGGACCTAGTGGTAGTGGTAAAACTACTACTCTTAATGCTATTTCAGGACTTTTAAAACCAAGTAGCGGTAAAATCTACTTTAGTGGAATTGATGTTACAAAATATTCTCCTCAACAAAGAGAACTTGGATTAGTGTTTCAAAACTATGCATTATATCCACACATGAATGTTTTTGATAACATTGCATTCCCACTTTATAATGACCAACACTGACAAGACACTTATAAATTAAATTATGACAAAGCAAACAAAACTATTTTAGTTTTAATTGCTAAACATTTTAATATTGATCCAGAAATTATTAACAATGTAGAAAAAAGTTTTGAAATTAGAAATACACTTAAAGAACAAAACCGTGTTGCTCTTTTAAATTTAAAAACTAGAAGAGAAGATATTTATCAAAACCAAGCTAATTTAGTTGAAATTGCAGAATCAAAAGCTGCTGCAGATAAAAACTTTATTGTTAAAGATTCATTAGAGTCTTACAAAAAAGCAAAGATGTTTAATGAAAAAACTCTTGCACAAAAACACATTAAATCTGAAATTGAACCTTTAGTAATTAAAGAAGAAATTACAAATATTTATAAAAATAAACAAGAAGAAATTTCATCTCTTTTAGTTGAATTTAATTACACACTTAACGATATTTTACAAAGAGAAAAAAATCTTTTATTTGCTCTTAAAGAGACACCAATTCTTACATTAGAATCATTACCAAAAATTGAAAATGACGATATCGTTCAACAATACAAACACGAAGTTGAATTTTGTGAAAATGTTGCAAAATTACCAGTTGCAAAATTTTTCAAAACTGTTGTTCACTTAGACTTTATTCAAAAAGAATATTTAAATAATTTAGATGAATACATTAAAAAAGCTTACAAAATTAGAGATGACCTTTTTGTTAAGCTTGAAGAATATAAATCTAAAGTTTATGAAAAAAACGTTGGTTTTTCTCCAAAAGAAATTGTTTATGGTTACGAAATTAGCTTATTAAACAAAATCAACGAAGCTCTATACAAAAACTTCTTTAGTTATGTAAAAAGCAAACACAATAAAATTCTTAAAAACTTAGATATTCAATTAAGTTTTATGAAAAAACTTGCTAAAAATCATAAAATCAATGAAATTATCTCTACTTCAGAAAAACAAATGAAGTCAGAGAATAAGTTAAATGAAAATAATTTTAGAAAAGCTCAAAAAGAACTTGCTGATTTAATTTTTGCTAGCGCTCAAGTTTCTTACAACAAAATGAACGTAAGCAAAAAACTTAACGAGATCATTCTTACATTACCAATTGAATTACAAAAAGAAATTAAAGATTTATCAAAAGATATGATTTCAATGAAAGAAGCTATTGCAAGAGATGTTTTAGAAGTTGCAGAACGTGTTGATATTACTAAAAATTTAGCTAAAAAACCTACACAACTTAGTGGTGGACAACAACAACGTGTTGCTATTGCTCGTGCTCTTGTTAAAAAACCAAAAATCTTATTATTAGACGAACCGCTTTCAAACCTTGATGCAAAACTTAGAATTTCAACAAGAAAATGAATTAGAGAGTTACAACAAGAAAGCAAAATCACTACAGTGTTCGTTACTCACGACCAAGAAGAAGCTATGTCAATTAGTGACAAAGTTATTTGTATGTCAATGGCACAAGTTCAACAAATGGGAACACCAATGGAACTTTATAGAGAACCTGCTAACGAATTCGTGGCTAAATTCTTAGGTATGCCAGAAATGTCTGTTTTTGATGCTGTTGTTGCAAATGAACAACTTGTTATTAACGGGAAAGAAGTTATGCCACTTCCAAAAATGACAAACAAACCAATTAGAGTTGGTATCCGTGGAGAAAACCTTGTTGAAACAAGTGCAAAAGAAGCGCTTTTCAAAGGTAAAATTAAAAACGTTGAGTATTTAGGAAAAGAAATTCAAGCACAAATTGTTTTTGAAGAACCTAACATCATTGCTAACGTTTTCTTAAATAAAAAAGACGAATACTCTGTAGGAGATGAAATCTACATGAGTATTGCTAAAGTATCAAGACTTCACTTATTCGATAAAGAAACAACAGAAAGAATTTATGTTTAATTTATCTACATTTTGTTTTAAATTTAGACAATATTTTAGATCTAAATTCTCTGTAGCAAAAAAACAATCAAGTTTAAGAATTATTGATGCTAAAGCACCTTTTTGAAAACCTTTTTTACTTTTAACTCCTTCTATTTTAATTATTTTACTTTTCACAATTATCCCTTTCATTTTAACTATTATTACTGCTTTTGAATCTAAAGTAGGATTCCACAACGAAACAGTTTGAACAAGCGACAACTTTAGAAAAATTTTAGATCCAAGCGAAAGAGCTGGTCAACAATTTTATATAGCTGTTAGAAACTCATTTGTTTACTCAATTGCAGCTTTACCTATTTCGTTATGTATTTCAATATTAATTGCTTCGTCCATTTTCCATATTGTAAATAAATATTTAAGAGGAGCTGCACAAACAATTTTCTTCCTTCCTTATGTAACTAATGCTATTGCTGTTGGTCTTACTTTCTACTACCTTTTTGGTGGAACAGAAACTCAAGACAGAGGATTGATCAATATGATTTTTGGAAGTAAAATTCCTTGATTAAAATCTGGTGAAATGGGATCGTGATTACCATTTGTTGTTATTCTTGTTCGTGGAGTTTGAGGAAACTTAGCTTTCCAAATCTTAATCTTAACATCTGCTATGTTAGGTGTTAATAAACAATTATACAAATCTGCTGCGATTGATGGAGCTTACAAATCAAAACAATTCTTCTTTGTAACGTTGCCTTCAATTCAAAAAACTATTTCATTTTTAATCACAGTTGGTCTTATTGGTGGTATTAAGGTATTCCCACTTGCTATTTTCAATAACCAAGCAAAAGACGCTATTAATAATGGTGGTGGTTCCTTAATGTTACTTATTTACTACTACATTACAGACCAAGGTAACTTCTATATGGCTGGAGCTCTTTCGGTTTATTTAGTTGTTATCGGTATTGTAGTCTCATTTACATTACGTAAACTTATTGCTTCAATTTTCACAATCGCAAACAAGAAAGGAGAAAGATATGTTTACAACAAAATTGCTAATAAAGCAAATGTTTCTGAAACAAAATTTAAAATCTAAACAAGAAAAAGTATCAAACCCAGTTGAAACAACAAAAATTGTTAGCAAACTTTTACTTTTATTCTTTAAATTAGTTGTTATTTTGTTTTTTGGAGCAATCGTTCTTTTCCCTTTCTATTTCATGATTACAAACTCACTTTTTAGTAATGATCTTTCATTAGATAAAAGTGAAATTCACTTAATACCAAGAGAAATTGATACAAACAAAATTTCTTTCCACTGAGAAAACTATGCTAAAGCATTTCAAGAAGGATATGGTAAAGCTTTACTATATACTTCTTTAATTACAGCAATTAGTATTGCAGGTAAAATTTTCTTTTCAATGACTTTTGGTTATGCTTTCAGTTTAAAACAATGAAAACTTAAAAATGCAATGTGATTCTTCTTTTTATCGTTACTTGTTTTACCTGAATTAGCATTGCTTTGACAACAATATATTATCGTTTCAAAATTAGAGTGAAAAGATAAAGCTGACATGTTTAGAATGTTAATTACATTAACTATTCCATTTGTTGCTTCTGTTTTTTCAGGATTTATGTTCCGTAATGCTTTTGAGGCAATTAATGATAGTGTTAAAGAATCGGCTAAAATTGATGGAGCAAGTGAATTAAAATTCTTTGTTAAAATTGCTATCCCAATGATTAAACCCACAATTTGAACTGTTGCCATCTTAACTGCCTTTGCATCATGAAACAGTTACTTATGACCTTCAACAGTTTATGATGGTAAAGCTGATGCGCCACTTTTATCGATTTGACTTTTCTCAACAGGAAAAGATAACGAAACAGGAAGTGAAGCATCTAGAGTTTTCACAAACATCAGAATGGCCGGGGCAATATTAGTTCTCCTTCCTCTTATTGTTGTGTATGCAGTAATTAGAAAAAGAATTATGAACGCAATTTCAAGACAAGGTGTTGCAACAAAAGGATAGTTATGTTTTGATTTTATTTTAAAAAATACTTTCTAACTAATTTCATTAAATTTTCAAAAATTATTTTAATTACTGTTGCTTTACTTGTTTTTATTGTGTTTATCATAATGGTATTAATGGGTTTAGGAAAACTTCCATTTGTTCTATCTTAATTTTTAAATTACAAAATAGTTCACATTTTGAAATGTGGACTTTTTTTATATAATATATTTATTAGAGATAAATAAAATAAAACTTTAAAAATTAAATAAAAAAATAAAAAATTTGTTATTATTATTTAATAAAATTACAAATTTTAAGGAGAGAATAATTATGACAGCAGAAGTGCAAGAATTAGAACAAGAAAAAGATATTGAACAATCTTCAAACAAAAAAAGAAAAATTTGAATCGCTTTACTTGTAGTATTGATCATCGTTTTACTTGTTTTAATATGTGTAGAAATTGCTTACATCGCTGACTTTTATAGATTTAAAGATTCAGGACAAGATGGACTTTTATGAACGGTTGCGCAAAGACAAAACGGTCTTTTTGGTGAACTTATAAAATAAATAATTTATATGATAAATATCTTCTTTTGATGGGGATATTTTTTTCTTCTTTATTACTGAAAACTAAATGTTGCTGTTTATATATTTTTAAGTTAAAAAAATAAAAAAATTATTTTGGTTTTTCAAAAAAGTGACGTATAATAATTAAGCAAACATTTTAAAACAAAAGTTCTTTGAAAACTAGATATATACAATACATGACAGTCAATTTTTTCGAGAGTTTGATCCTGGCTCAGGATGAACGCTGGCTGTGTGCCTAATACATGCATGTCGAGCGGAGTTCTTCGGAACTTAGCGGCGAATGGGTGAGTAACACGTACTTAACGTGCCTTCTAGATTGGAATAACGCTGAGAAATTAGCGCTAATGCCGGATACTTATATGGTTCGCATGAACTATATATAAAAGGAGCTTTAAAGCTTCACTAGAAGATCGGGGTGCGTAACATTAGCTAGTTGGTAAGGTAATGGCTTACCAAGGCGATGATGTTTAGCGGGGTTGAGAGACTGATCCGCCACACTGGGACTGAGATACGGCCCAGACTCCTACGGGAGGCAGCAGTAGGGAATTTTCCACAATGGGCGAAAGCCTGATGGAGCGACACAGCGTGCAGGATGAAGGCCTTCGGGTTGTAAACTGCTGTTATAAGGGAAGAAAAAATCGTGGAGGAAATGCCATGATCTTGACGGTACCTTGTCAGAAAGCAACGGCTAACTATGTGCCAGCAGCCGCGGTAATACATAGGTTGCAAGCGTTATCCGGAATTATTGGGCGTAAAGCGTCTGTAGGTTGTGTGTTAAGTCTGACGTCAAAACTTGGGGCTCAACCCCAAATCGCGTTGGATACTGGCATACTAGAATTGTGTAGAGGTTAGCGGAATTCCTAGTGAAGCGGTGAAATGCGTAGATATTAGGAAGAACACCAACATGGCGAAGGCAGCTAACTGGGCACATATTGACACTGAGAGACGAAAGCGTGGGGAGCAAACAGGATTAGATACCCTGGTAGTCCACGCCGTAAACGATGATGATTAGCTGATGGGAACCATCGGCGCAGCTAACGCATTAAATCATCCGCCTGAGTAGTATGCACGCAAGTGTGAAACTTAAAGGAATTGACGGGGATCCGCACAAGCGGTGGAGCATGTGGTTTAATTTGAAGATACGCGTAGAACCTTACCCACTCTTGACATCTTCCGCAAAGCTATAGAGATATAGTCGAGGTTAACGGAATGACAGATGGTGCATGGTTGTCGTCAGCTCGTGTCGTGAGATGTTCGGTTAAGTCCTGCAACGAGCGCAACCCTTGTCCTTAGTTAGATGATCTAAGGAGACTGCCCGAGTAATTGGGAGGAAGGTGGGGACGACGTCAAATCATCATGCCTCTTACGAGTGGGGCAACACACGTGCTACAATGGACGGTACAAAGAGAAGCAAGACGGCGACGTGGAGCAAATCTCAAAAAACCGTTCTCAGTTCGGATTGTAGTCTGCAACTCGACTACATGAAGTCGGAATCGCTAGTAATCGTAGATCAGCTACGCTACGGTGAATACGTTCTCGGGTCTTGTACACACCGCCCGTCAAACCATGGGAGCTGGTAATGCCCGAAGTCGGTTTTGTTAACTACGGAAACAACCGCCTAAGGCAGGACTGGTGACTGGGGTTAAGTCGTAACAAGGTATCCCTACGAGAACGTGGGGATGGATTACCTCCTTTCTACGGAGTACATTACCTATATTAATAGGATACTTAAGACTATTTTTATTAAAATTATTTGTTACAATGACACATGTACTATGTTAATAGTCCATAGATATATCTAGTTTTGAGAGAACTTTCTCTCTAATTGTTCTTTGAAAACTGAATAGTAAAGATATTACAACGACATCAAATAAAATAAATAAATTAAATTGGTTAATTTGTTTTGATTGATACCGAGTAATTATTATTAAATATAATAATTTATTGAAATGTCTTTGAATATACATCAACAATAGGTCATATATTGTTACAACTTTTAAATAAGTAAGAGTTTGTGGTGGATGCCTTGGGTCTGGAAGTCGATGAAGGACGTGATTACCTGCGATAAGCCTCGTGGAGCTGGATATAAGCTACGAAGCGGGGATTTCCGAATGGGGAAACCTAACTAGAGTAATTTCTAGTTGCTATGTAATGAATAAAATAGTTGCATTTGCGAGACACGTTGTGAACTGAAACATCTTAGTAGCAACAGGAAGAGAAAATAAATAATGATTCCATTAGTAGCGGCGAGCGAACGTGGAAGAGCCCAAACCGACATAAGTCGGGGTTGTAGGACTATCTACACGAAGTTACAAATCTTTGTTATAGCAGAATTAGTTGGGAAACTAAAGCATAGAGGGTGAAACTCCCGTACGCGAAATAGCAAAGACTTCTGATAGTATCCTGAGTAGGGCGGGGCACGTGAAACCCTGTCTGAATCTGCCGGGACCATCCGGTAAGGCTAAATACTAACCAGACACCGATAGCGAACTAGTACCGTGAGGGAAAGGTGAAAAGAACCCCGGGAGGGGAGTGAAATAGAATCTGAAACCGCTTACTTACAATTAGTCAGAGCTCGTTAATGAGTGATGGCGTACATCTTGCAGTATGGACCGGCGAGTTATGTTAACATGCGAGGTTAAGTGGAGAAAAACGGAGCCGTAGAGAAATCGAGTCTTAATAGGGCGTTTAGTATGTTGATATATACCCGAAACCATGTGATCTATCCATGAGCAGGCTGAAGCTTGGTTAACCCCAAGTGGAGGGCCGAACCGTAGTACGCTGAAAAGTGCCCGGATGACTTGTGGATAGTGGAGAAATTCCAATCGAACTTGGAGATAGCTGGTTCTCCTCGAAATAGCTTTAGGGCTAGCGTCTGATGTTAAACTTTGGTGGTAGAGCACTGAATATGGAATGGCCGCGCCTAGCGGTACTGACTATAATCAAACTCCGAATACCATTGTGTATTATCAGGCAGTCGGAACCGGGGTGCTAACGTCCCGGCTCGCGAGGGCAACAACCCAGATCGTCAGCTAAGGTCCCAAAATCATGTTAAGTCAGAAAGGTTGTGTGATTTCATAAACAACTAGGAGGTTGGCTTAGAAGCAGCCACCCTTTAAAGAGTGCGTAATAGCTCACTAGTCAAGAGATCATGCGCCAATAATGTAACGGGAGTAAAACATGATACCGAAGCTACGGGTGTGAAAACACGTTAGAGGAGCGTTCTAAGTGCGGCGAAGCCAGACCGTGAGGACTGGTGGAGCGCTTAGAAGTGAGAATGCCGGTATGAGTAACGATTTGTGGTGAGAATCCACAACGCCTATTGGGGAAGGTTTCCTGGGCAAGGTTCGTCCACCCAGGGTTAGTCAGGACCTAAGGAGAGGCTGAAAAGCGTATCCGATGGACAACAGGTTAATATTCCTGTACTACCTATTACTAGTGATGGAGTGACGGAGAAGGATAGCATTACCCATTAATGGATTTGGGGGTAAGTAGCGACTGGTGAGTATAGTTAAATGCGTACTCTATAACCGGAATCTACGATGCATAGGAACTTCGGTTCCGAATTATGTGATTTCATGCTTCCAAGAAAAGCTTCTAAACGTTAAAGTAACTGGTACCTGTACCGAGAACGGACACACGTCCCCAAGATGAGTATTCTAAGGCGCGCGAGAAAACCATCGTTAAGGAACTCTGCAAAATGACCCCGTAAGTTCGCGAGAAGGGGAGCCAACTTCTAGTTGGCCACAGTAAATTGTGAGGGGCAACTGTTTATCAAAAACACAGCTCTCTGCTAAACCGCAAGGTGATGTATAGGGGGTGAAGCCTGCCCAGTGCCCGAAGGTTAAGCGGATGCGTTAGCTTTATGCGAAGCGTTGAAGTGAAGCCCGGGTGAACGGCGGCCGTAACTATAACGGTCCTAAGGTAGCGAAATTCCTTGTCGGCTAAATACTGACCTGCACGAAAGGCGCAATGATCTCTCAACTGTCTCAACGATGGACTCGGTGAAATTATGGTCCCAGTGAAAACGCTGGGTACCCGCATCAAGACGAAAAGACCCCATGGAGCTTTACTACAACTTCGTATTGGAACTTGGCCTAACATGTGTAGGATAGGTGGGAGACTTTGAAGTTAAGGCGCTAGCCTTAATGGAGTCGTCCTTGAAATACCACCCTTGGTATGTTGAGTTTCTAACCTGCCGCCGTTATCCGGTGGGGGGACAGTGCGTGGTGGGTAGTTTGACTGGGGCGGTCGCCTCCTAAAAGGTAACGGAGGCGTTCAAAGGTACACTCAATACGGTCAGAAACCGTATGTAGAGCGCAAAGGTAGAAGTGTGCTTGACTGCGAGACCTACAAGTCGAGCAGGTGCGAAAGCAGGACTTAGTGATCCGGCTGTACGTCATGGAACGGCAGTCGCTCAACGGATAAAAGTTACCCTGGGGATAACAGGCTTATCTTGCCCAAGAGATCACATCGACGGCAAGGTTTGGCACCTCGATGTCGGCTCATCGCATCCTGGAGCTGGAGTCGGTTCCAAGGGTTTGGCTGTTCGCCAATTAAAGCGGTACGCGAGCTGGGTTCAGAACGTCGTGAGACAGTTCGGTCCCTATCTGATGTGGGCGTTG is drawn from Mycoplasmopsis glycophila and contains these coding sequences:
- a CDS encoding ATP-binding cassette domain-containing protein translates to MENKNKKHLSTPAIEIKNLVIDFGTSVAVDNVSFKINQGELVTLLGPSGSGKTTTLNAISGLLKPSSGKIYFSGIDVTKYSPQQRELGLVFQNYALYPHMNVFDNIAFPLYNDQHWQDTYKLNYDKANKTILVLIAKHFNIDPEIINNVEKSFEIRNTLKEQNRVALLNLKTRREDIYQNQANLVEIAESKAAADKNFIVKDSLESYKKAKMFNEKTLAQKHIKSEIEPLVIKEEITNIYKNKQEEISSLLVEFNYTLNDILQREKNLLFALKETPILTLESLPKIENDDIVQQYKHEVEFCENVAKLPVAKFFKTVVHLDFIQKEYLNNLDEYIKKAYKIRDDLFVKLEEYKSKVYEKNVGFSPKEIVYGYEISLLNKINEALYKNFFSYVKSKHNKILKNLDIQLSFMKKLAKNHKINEIISTSEKQMKSENKLNENNFRKAQKELADLIFASAQVSYNKMNVSKKLNEIILTLPIELQKEIKDLSKDMISMKEAIARDVLEVAERVDITKNLAKKPTQLSGGQQQRVAIARALVKKPKILLLDEPLSNLDAKLRISTRKWIRELQQESKITTVFVTHDQEEAMSISDKVICMSMAQVQQMGTPMELYREPANEFVAKFLGMPEMSVFDAVVANEQLVINGKEVMPLPKMTNKPIRVGIRGENLVETSAKEALFKGKIKNVEYLGKEIQAQIVFEEPNIIANVFLNKKDEYSVGDEIYMSIAKVSRLHLFDKETTERIYV
- a CDS encoding carbohydrate ABC transporter permease, producing MFNLSTFCFKFRQYFRSKFSVAKKQSSLRIIDAKAPFWKPFLLLTPSILIILLFTIIPFILTIITAFESKVGFHNETVWTSDNFRKILDPSERAGQQFYIAVRNSFVYSIAALPISLCISILIASSIFHIVNKYLRGAAQTIFFLPYVTNAIAVGLTFYYLFGGTETQDRGLINMIFGSKIPWLKSGEMGSWLPFVVILVRGVWGNLAFQILILTSAMLGVNKQLYKSAAIDGAYKSKQFFFVTLPSIQKTISFLITVGLIGGIKVFPLAIFNNQAKDAINNGGGSLMLLIYYYITDQGNFYMAGALSVYLVVIGIVVSFTLRKLIASIFTIANKKGERYVYNKIANKANVSETKFKI
- a CDS encoding carbohydrate ABC transporter permease: MFLKQNLKSKQEKVSNPVETTKIVSKLLLLFFKLVVILFFGAIVLFPFYFMITNSLFSNDLSLDKSEIHLIPREIDTNKISFHWENYAKAFQEGYGKALLYTSLITAISIAGKIFFSMTFGYAFSLKQWKLKNAMWFFFLSLLVLPELALLWQQYIIVSKLEWKDKADMFRMLITLTIPFVASVFSGFMFRNAFEAINDSVKESAKIDGASELKFFVKIAIPMIKPTIWTVAILTAFASWNSYLWPSTVYDGKADAPLLSIWLFSTGKDNETGSEASRVFTNIRMAGAILVLLPLIVVYAVIRKRIMNAISRQGVATKG